From a single Streptomyces sp. NBC_01264 genomic region:
- a CDS encoding CpaF family protein translates to MSLRSRVNTPDDRHNPREDGRLVSSYRAKLLEEIDLAEMSALAPAERRARLERVLGHIISREGPVLSTAERAQLIRRVVDEALGLGVLEPLLEDPTISEIMVNGPDQIFVERAGRVVQLPLRFASHEQLMQTIERIVSTVNRRVDEANPMVDARLPSGERVNVIIPPLSLTGATLTIRRFPRAFTLHEMIGVGSLDEQMVLLLSGLVAAKLNVIVSGATGTGKTTLLNALSGLIPEGERIITIEDSAELQLQQAHVIRLESRPANVEGKGEITIRDLVRNSLRMRPDRIIVGEVRGGETLDMLQAMSTGHDGSLATVHANSSVDALMRLQTLASMSEVEIPFEALQDQINSAVHVIVQLTRFGDGTRRITEISLLDSHGREPFRITTVCRFAAMPMGPDGRVHGRFEYYPLPRWLADRLYMNNQPIPQAFGVEPVAPDPLTDPLPARITRTAL, encoded by the coding sequence ATGAGCCTGCGTTCCAGGGTGAACACCCCCGACGACCGCCACAACCCGCGCGAGGACGGCCGCCTGGTCTCCTCGTACCGCGCCAAGCTGCTGGAGGAGATCGACCTCGCCGAGATGTCGGCGCTCGCTCCGGCCGAGCGCCGCGCGCGACTGGAGCGCGTACTCGGCCACATCATCAGCCGCGAGGGCCCGGTCCTCTCCACCGCCGAGCGCGCCCAGCTCATCCGCCGCGTCGTCGACGAGGCCCTCGGCCTCGGCGTGCTCGAACCGCTCCTCGAAGACCCGACCATCTCCGAGATCATGGTCAACGGCCCCGACCAGATCTTCGTGGAGCGCGCGGGCCGCGTGGTGCAGCTCCCGCTCCGCTTCGCCTCGCACGAGCAGCTGATGCAGACCATCGAGCGCATCGTCTCCACGGTCAACCGCCGGGTGGACGAGGCGAATCCGATGGTCGACGCCCGCCTGCCCAGCGGCGAGCGCGTCAACGTGATCATCCCGCCGCTCTCGCTGACCGGCGCCACCCTCACCATCCGCCGCTTCCCCCGCGCCTTCACTCTCCACGAGATGATCGGCGTCGGCTCCCTGGACGAGCAGATGGTCCTCCTGCTGTCGGGACTCGTCGCGGCCAAGCTGAACGTGATCGTCTCGGGCGCCACCGGCACCGGCAAGACCACCCTCCTCAACGCCCTCTCCGGCCTGATCCCGGAGGGCGAGCGCATCATCACCATCGAGGACTCCGCCGAGCTCCAGCTCCAGCAGGCGCACGTCATCCGCCTCGAGTCCCGCCCGGCCAACGTGGAGGGCAAGGGCGAGATCACCATCCGCGACCTCGTCCGCAACTCCCTGCGCATGCGCCCCGACCGCATCATCGTCGGCGAGGTCCGCGGCGGCGAGACGCTCGACATGCTCCAGGCGATGTCCACCGGTCACGACGGTTCGCTGGCCACCGTGCACGCGAACAGTTCCGTCGACGCCCTGATGCGCCTGCAGACCCTCGCCTCGATGTCCGAGGTGGAGATCCCCTTCGAGGCGCTCCAGGACCAGATCAACAGCGCCGTCCACGTCATCGTCCAGCTCACCCGCTTCGGCGACGGCACGCGCCGCATCACCGAGATCTCCCTCCTCGACTCGCACGGCCGCGAGCCCTTCCGCATCACGACGGTCTGCCGCTTCGCGGCGATGCCCATGGGCCCCGACGGCCGCGTCCACGGCCGCTTCGAGTACTACCCGCTGCCCCGCTGGCTCGCGGACCGCCTCTACATGAACAACCAGCCGATCCCGCAGGCCTTCGGGGTCGAGCCGGTGGCCCCGGACCCGCTCACCGACCCCCTTCCCGCCCGCATCACCCGGACCGCCTTGTGA
- a CDS encoding type II secretion system F family protein gives MNPLILLTLGATLLACVLVVAGLHAYAAGRAQRAALIERLSATGLPAPLGRTRRFPGVDRRLRRTKLGRGIERKLGVTGLDLTVGEYFVYMLATVAGLWLVSASFLAPFFGPVAGLIALWGANAFLNWQRSRRTERFINQLPDLSRILANATQAGLALRTAIGMAAEELEAPAGEELARVADRLAVGHSIEEALGEIEERLPSRELVVLVSTLVLSARAGGAIVGSLRNLTVTLEQRKETRREVRTQLSQVTATAYLVPVMGVGSLLLVDAMMPGALDRMTGAGIGQTAVLVALGLFALGFVAIRRLSKIDV, from the coding sequence GTGAACCCACTGATCCTCCTCACCCTCGGCGCCACGCTGCTGGCCTGCGTCCTGGTGGTCGCCGGGCTCCATGCCTACGCCGCCGGCCGCGCCCAGCGCGCCGCGCTCATCGAACGCCTCTCGGCGACCGGCCTCCCCGCGCCCCTCGGCCGCACGCGCCGCTTCCCGGGCGTGGACCGGCGCCTGCGCAGGACCAAGCTGGGCCGCGGCATCGAGCGCAAGCTCGGGGTGACCGGCCTGGACCTCACCGTCGGCGAGTACTTCGTCTACATGCTGGCCACGGTCGCCGGGCTCTGGCTGGTTTCGGCCTCCTTCCTGGCTCCCTTCTTCGGCCCGGTGGCGGGCCTGATCGCCCTCTGGGGCGCCAATGCCTTCCTCAACTGGCAGCGGTCGCGCCGCACCGAGCGGTTCATCAACCAACTCCCCGACCTGTCGCGGATCCTCGCCAACGCCACCCAGGCCGGCCTGGCCCTGCGTACGGCCATCGGCATGGCCGCCGAGGAGCTGGAGGCACCCGCCGGCGAGGAACTGGCCCGGGTCGCCGACCGGCTCGCGGTGGGCCATTCCATCGAGGAGGCCCTGGGCGAGATCGAAGAGCGGCTGCCCTCCCGGGAGCTGGTCGTCCTCGTCTCCACCCTCGTCCTGTCCGCCCGCGCGGGCGGCGCGATCGTCGGCAGCCTGCGCAACCTGACGGTGACGCTGGAGCAGCGCAAGGAGACCCGTAGGGAGGTCCGTACCCAGCTGTCCCAGGTCACGGCCACCGCGTACCTGGTGCCGGTGATGGGCGTCGGCTCGCTCCTCCTCGTGGACGCGATGATGCCCGGCGCCCTGGACCGGATGACCGGAGCGGGCATCGGACAGACCGCCGTCCTGGTCGCCCTCGGCCTCTTCGCCCTCGGATTCGTCGCCATCCGCCGCCTGTCCAAGATCGACGTATGA
- a CDS encoding DUF5936 domain-containing protein yields MALLLALAFALSVLGVFHGIRLYRADTKLPSDLMLALEVGATRTTAVGSLVDRIGIRYAPLILRLMGPDRVARKRRQIDTAGNPSGLTIDRYAARRAVYAFLGGVGAFAMLINGQLILALLMVAFGLFWIEAGLWSAIRIRRDHIDRTLPDFLDVLAVVVSAGLGFRPALERVADKYEGPWSDEIRITLQQMTMGVSRRQAFDELRRRNDSEQVAQFVTALQQGEELGSPIVDTLIAIAEDMRRTDAQNARRRAAKAVPKATFVVTMFMLPGTMILLIGGFVYGADVDFGALFGGG; encoded by the coding sequence ATCGCGCTGCTCCTGGCCCTGGCCTTCGCCCTGTCGGTCCTCGGCGTGTTCCACGGCATCCGGCTCTACCGCGCCGACACCAAACTCCCGTCCGACCTGATGCTGGCCCTGGAGGTCGGCGCCACCCGCACGACGGCCGTCGGCTCCCTCGTCGACCGCATCGGCATCCGCTACGCGCCGCTGATACTGCGCCTGATGGGCCCCGACCGGGTGGCGCGCAAACGCCGCCAGATCGACACGGCGGGCAACCCGTCCGGCCTGACCATCGACCGCTACGCCGCCCGCCGCGCCGTGTACGCCTTCCTCGGCGGCGTCGGGGCCTTCGCCATGCTGATCAACGGCCAGTTGATCCTGGCGCTCCTCATGGTGGCCTTCGGCCTGTTCTGGATCGAGGCCGGCCTCTGGTCGGCGATCCGGATCCGCCGCGACCACATCGACCGGACCCTGCCGGACTTCCTGGACGTCCTCGCCGTGGTCGTCAGCGCCGGGCTCGGCTTCCGGCCCGCGCTGGAGCGGGTCGCGGACAAGTACGAGGGCCCGTGGTCCGACGAGATCCGGATCACCCTCCAGCAGATGACCATGGGCGTCAGCCGCCGCCAGGCCTTCGATGAACTGCGCCGGCGCAACGACTCCGAGCAGGTCGCGCAGTTCGTCACCGCCCTCCAGCAGGGCGAGGAACTGGGCTCCCCGATCGTCGACACCCTGATCGCCATCGCCGAGGACATGCGGCGCACGGACGCCCAGAACGCCCGCCGCCGGGCCGCCAAGGCCGTCCCGAAGGCCACCTTCGTCGTCACGATGTTCATGCTCCCCGGCACCATGATCCTGCTCATCGGCGGGTTCGTGTACGGAGCGGACGTCGACTTCGGCGCCCTGTTCGGGGGCGGCTGA
- a CDS encoding sensor histidine kinase: protein MPASLDDVTEFAAARDRPSPRPAVHLPIALQANALQALCRQVFAFRLVMIALATPVVLSRTAPGAPTHLAGGAVLLTFLLSYVLFRDWERFGPLLLRHRWPLAVDWALFGGLLFLTATPGSPLLLASVCTPLLAGIVYGRPGAAVYALVQAAVVALVAEALTLAVLCVLAGAAGSSLRGLLLRFGTAGQALLETRARLAVTEAVQAEREALARELHDSVAKTLHGLALAADSLTRTTDPAALRRQAAVVSGAARRAVAESRDVLTDLRRDTAAPGVSLAAELRARIDADAAELRVTGTLPVVPSPVARHLLAVTGEALENARRHAGAARITVAAAVAASELVLVIEDDGRGLPDGVDLASLRGAGRFGLLGMAERAAAIGARLHIGARPGGQPGTQVRLALPLSALATGRGV, encoded by the coding sequence ATGCCCGCCTCGCTGGACGACGTCACGGAGTTCGCCGCCGCACGGGACCGGCCGTCCCCCCGCCCCGCGGTGCACCTGCCGATCGCCCTCCAGGCCAACGCCCTGCAGGCGCTGTGCCGCCAGGTCTTCGCCTTCCGCCTCGTGATGATCGCCCTCGCGACGCCGGTGGTGCTGAGCCGTACGGCGCCCGGGGCGCCGACCCACCTGGCGGGCGGCGCGGTCCTGCTCACCTTCCTCCTCTCCTACGTCCTGTTCCGCGACTGGGAGCGCTTCGGACCGCTGCTCCTGCGCCACCGCTGGCCGCTGGCGGTCGACTGGGCCCTCTTCGGCGGACTCCTGTTCCTGACGGCCACCCCCGGCTCCCCGCTCCTCCTCGCCTCGGTGTGCACCCCGCTGCTCGCCGGGATCGTCTACGGCCGGCCCGGCGCGGCCGTGTACGCGCTGGTCCAGGCTGCCGTGGTGGCGCTCGTCGCCGAAGCCCTGACGCTGGCGGTGCTCTGCGTCCTGGCGGGCGCGGCCGGGTCCTCCCTGCGCGGCCTGCTCCTCCGCTTCGGAACGGCCGGGCAGGCTCTGCTGGAGACCCGCGCCCGCCTGGCGGTGACGGAGGCGGTACAGGCCGAACGCGAAGCCCTGGCCCGCGAGTTGCACGACTCCGTCGCGAAGACCCTGCACGGCCTCGCCCTGGCCGCCGACTCCCTGACCCGTACGACGGACCCGGCCGCCCTCCGCCGCCAGGCCGCCGTGGTGTCCGGCGCGGCCCGCCGCGCGGTGGCGGAGTCCCGGGACGTACTGACCGACCTGCGCCGGGACACGGCCGCGCCGGGGGTGTCCCTGGCCGCGGAACTCCGCGCCCGGATCGATGCCGATGCGGCCGAGCTGCGCGTGACCGGCACCCTTCCGGTGGTGCCCTCCCCGGTGGCCCGGCACCTGCTGGCGGTCACGGGCGAGGCCCTGGAGAACGCCCGCCGCCATGCGGGAGCCGCCCGGATCACGGTCGCGGCGGCCGTCGCCGCCTCCGAACTGGTGCTGGTGATCGAGGACGATGGCCGCGGCCTCCCGGACGGCGTCGACCTCGCGTCGCTGCGCGGCGCGGGCCGCTTCGGCCTGCTGGGCATGGCGGAACGCGCGGCCGCGATCGGCGCCCGCCTCCACATAGGAGCCCGCCCGGGCGGGCAGCCGGGGACACAGGTCCGCCTGGCCCTTCCCCTCTCGGCCCTGGCGACGGGGAGGGGCGTCTGA
- a CDS encoding response regulator has product MASPLRVLIADDNPVVRAGLAALLGTAEGIEVAAEAADGREALHLTRLHTPDVILLDVRMPGVDGISALPHLVRLAPVLMLTYSQEAEIVRETLLLGAGGYLVHGEFTPDHLVAAVRDVRAGRAHFSPTAASAVLAELRTSSHPQRTVGQSSERLPNHAVFGLSSREEEVMGLIASGMSNQQIAASCFISEKTVKNHINRIFAKLQTATRSEAIARWLGTARPGVAGHG; this is encoded by the coding sequence ATGGCGTCGCCGCTGCGCGTGCTCATCGCCGACGACAACCCGGTCGTACGGGCCGGCCTGGCGGCCCTCCTGGGCACCGCGGAGGGCATCGAGGTGGCGGCGGAGGCCGCGGACGGGCGCGAAGCCCTCCACCTGACCCGCCTCCACACCCCCGACGTCATCCTGCTGGACGTCCGGATGCCCGGCGTGGACGGCATCTCGGCCCTGCCGCACCTCGTGCGGCTCGCACCCGTGCTGATGCTGACGTACAGCCAGGAGGCGGAGATCGTCCGGGAGACGCTGCTGCTGGGTGCGGGCGGCTACTTGGTGCACGGCGAATTCACGCCGGATCACCTGGTGGCGGCCGTCCGCGACGTCCGCGCGGGGCGGGCGCACTTCAGCCCGACGGCGGCGAGCGCGGTGCTCGCGGAACTGCGGACCTCTTCGCATCCGCAACGAACTGTGGGACAGTCGTCGGAGAGGCTTCCCAACCATGCTGTGTTCGGGCTGAGTTCACGTGAGGAGGAGGTCATGGGTCTCATCGCTTCCGGCATGAGTAACCAGCAGATCGCAGCCAGTTGCTTTATCAGCGAGAAGACGGTCAAGAACCACATCAACCGGATCTTCGCGAAGCTCCAGACGGCCACGCGCAGCGAGGCGATAGCCCGTTGGCTGGGAACCGCCCGTCCGGGGGTGGCTGGCCATGGGTAG
- a CDS encoding pilus assembly protein TadG-related protein: protein MTGPGSGDRGQVLPFYAAMMACLLFAALAFVAVGMAGATRSDAQGAADAAALAAARETRDNLLVGMDLLTLTPADWEDILDGDRLDPNGACAKASDFAASNGATAECSAGVLRFTVTTETDKAVGDTVIPGTEDMKGHAAATAVIEPRCTLKPGPTPTATPSPSATPGPVAIDCRGGGVVTVDPSTPGSLTKLARQLFNVRLIN from the coding sequence TTGACCGGCCCGGGCTCGGGTGACAGGGGCCAGGTCCTCCCCTTCTATGCCGCGATGATGGCCTGCCTGCTCTTCGCCGCGTTGGCCTTCGTCGCCGTCGGGATGGCGGGGGCCACGCGCAGCGATGCGCAAGGTGCCGCCGACGCGGCAGCGCTCGCCGCTGCCCGGGAGACCAGGGACAACCTGCTCGTGGGCATGGATCTCCTCACGCTCACACCCGCCGACTGGGAGGACATCCTTGACGGTGATCGGCTCGACCCGAATGGGGCTTGCGCGAAGGCGAGCGATTTTGCCGCCTCGAACGGTGCCACTGCGGAGTGCAGCGCTGGGGTTTTGAGGTTCACCGTCACCACGGAGACTGACAAGGCGGTTGGGGACACGGTCATCCCCGGAACCGAGGACATGAAAGGCCACGCCGCAGCGACTGCCGTGATCGAGCCTCGGTGCACTTTGAAGCCGGGGCCGACCCCCACAGCGACACCGTCGCCCAGCGCGACACCCGGTCCGGTCGCCATCGATTGCAGGGGCGGAGGCGTGGTCACGGTGGACCCCTCGACACCAGGTTCATTGACCAAGCTGGCGAGGCAGCTCTTCAATGTGCGACTGATCAACTGA
- a CDS encoding OmpA family protein — MTKRHRITAATAVAGLIIAGVHFTGATSAQADDVTPSVPPGTEPSASTPVPIKADSPGLKLPQGGVLAPPKVLDMVEVVEDIGGEERRQETNQTVMMALQSEVMFPEDSAIFNAQAAARIQAIAQEINTQKATTVRVFGFTDDQGSYEHGKELSKKRADAVQAELAKTVTNPGVTFDVRGYSEDYPIADNGTEEGRKKNRRVEITFPRSIK; from the coding sequence ATGACCAAACGTCATCGCATCACGGCAGCCACGGCCGTCGCCGGTCTCATCATCGCGGGCGTCCACTTCACCGGGGCGACCAGCGCGCAGGCCGACGACGTCACGCCATCCGTACCTCCCGGGACGGAACCTTCTGCCTCGACGCCCGTGCCCATCAAAGCCGATTCCCCAGGGTTGAAGCTGCCCCAAGGGGGTGTCCTCGCACCTCCCAAGGTGCTGGACATGGTCGAGGTAGTCGAAGACATCGGCGGCGAGGAACGGCGTCAGGAGACGAACCAGACGGTCATGATGGCGCTCCAGTCCGAGGTGATGTTCCCCGAGGACAGTGCCATCTTCAACGCCCAGGCCGCCGCCCGTATCCAGGCCATCGCGCAGGAGATCAACACCCAGAAGGCCACCACCGTCCGAGTCTTCGGCTTCACGGACGACCAGGGCAGCTACGAGCACGGCAAGGAACTTTCCAAGAAGCGTGCCGACGCGGTCCAGGCCGAGCTGGCGAAGACGGTGACCAACCCGGGCGTCACCTTCGACGTACGCGGCTACAGCGAGGACTACCCGATCGCCGACAACGGCACCGAGGAAGGCCGCAAGAAGAACCGCCGCGTGGAGATCACCTTCCCGCGCAGCATCAAGTAG
- a CDS encoding helix-turn-helix domain-containing protein, with translation MPPRTSPTERQKRLGAELRKLRLAADVSAESAAGLLGVDRSKISAIEQGIRTISEERLRSLACHCDCADERYIDALVDMAQPQKRGWWEHYRGRLSSAILDIAELESHATRIRCAHSVHIPGLLQTSDHALAIFRFAVPALPEPEAALRLAHRLERQQVLEGASAPEYVAILHEAALRMQFGGRLVARAQLEHLLQFSERDTVTIRVLPFEAGGFPGAGQTVNYLEGPVPQLDTVQSDNTHGPDFLHTEVQLAKYRAQLDWTERLSLAPDKSRDFIHDVARQL, from the coding sequence ATGCCCCCAAGGACCTCGCCGACCGAACGACAGAAGCGACTGGGTGCCGAGCTACGCAAGCTGAGGCTGGCCGCAGACGTTTCCGCCGAGTCCGCCGCAGGACTCCTCGGTGTCGACCGCTCCAAGATCTCCGCCATCGAGCAGGGAATCCGCACCATCAGTGAGGAGCGTCTCCGGTCGCTGGCCTGTCACTGCGACTGCGCCGACGAGCGGTACATCGACGCACTCGTCGACATGGCGCAGCCCCAGAAGCGCGGCTGGTGGGAGCACTACCGGGGCCGACTGTCGTCGGCGATACTCGACATCGCCGAGCTGGAATCCCACGCGACACGGATCCGGTGCGCGCATTCGGTGCACATTCCCGGACTCTTGCAAACCAGTGATCACGCACTTGCCATTTTCCGGTTCGCAGTACCGGCCCTCCCAGAGCCAGAAGCCGCCCTGCGACTGGCGCATAGACTGGAACGGCAGCAGGTACTGGAAGGCGCCTCGGCGCCCGAGTACGTCGCCATCCTGCACGAAGCGGCGTTGCGGATGCAGTTCGGTGGCCGCCTCGTAGCGAGGGCTCAGCTGGAGCACCTTCTCCAGTTTTCCGAGCGGGACACCGTCACCATCCGCGTCCTCCCCTTCGAGGCCGGAGGGTTCCCCGGTGCCGGCCAGACGGTCAACTACCTGGAGGGGCCGGTCCCGCAGCTCGACACCGTGCAGAGCGACAACACGCACGGACCCGACTTCCTGCACACCGAAGTCCAACTAGCCAAATATCGCGCCCAATTGGACTGGACGGAACGGCTTAGCCTTGCGCCTGACAAGTCCCGTGACTTCATCCACGATGTGGCGCGCCAACTGTGA
- a CDS encoding ATP-binding protein codes for MLSPFMPPSPGCFDACPPSDEPPSPDGLSCSLTVPGEPYSAQIARSTVRSVLHAHHLDRVVPAAVQVVGELIAAAWYLDPGRSLYLALRHREAALRLTVYDGHTPHTHPRLAAHCEARRRAALRVMAAVVRDCGGAWGFGESREPGGGTRTWASLPVEGAAGYLAS; via the coding sequence ATGCTCAGCCCCTTCATGCCCCCCAGCCCCGGCTGTTTCGACGCTTGCCCGCCAAGCGACGAGCCGCCGTCGCCCGACGGGCTGTCGTGCAGCCTGACCGTGCCCGGGGAGCCGTACAGCGCCCAGATCGCGCGCAGCACCGTACGGTCCGTGCTCCACGCACACCACCTCGACCGGGTCGTGCCCGCCGCCGTACAGGTCGTCGGCGAACTCATCGCCGCTGCCTGGTACTTGGACCCCGGCCGGAGTCTTTATCTCGCCCTCCGTCACCGCGAAGCCGCCCTCCGCCTCACGGTCTACGACGGGCACACTCCTCACACCCACCCCCGCCTCGCCGCCCACTGCGAGGCCCGTCGCCGCGCCGCCCTGCGGGTGATGGCCGCCGTCGTGCGGGACTGTGGCGGAGCCTGGGGCTTCGGGGAGTCCCGGGAACCCGGCGGCGGGACCCGGACCTGGGCCAGCCTGCCGGTCGAAGGGGCCGCCGGGTACCTGGCCTCCTGA
- a CDS encoding NAD(P)-dependent oxidoreductase: MRITVFGASGSVGSALVPEALRRGHEVVAVTRDPEHIALRHPGLTVAVAELDHPPALEKALAGARAAIITLGDPICDTGTRAVLAAMRNTGVERVEVLTGFGTSAISRRRLGPAMRGTVGAVRLLVRTGFRAKERQDAYVRRSGLTYTIVQPPTLTYGPATGTYRHGDYRGKSILGRISRADLAAFMLDNLEQDRYLDQSVYVQN; encoded by the coding sequence ATGAGAATCACCGTCTTCGGCGCCAGCGGCAGCGTCGGCTCCGCACTCGTCCCCGAAGCCCTGCGCAGGGGCCACGAGGTCGTCGCCGTCACCCGCGACCCCGAACACATCGCGCTCCGCCATCCGGGGCTGACGGTCGCGGTCGCCGAACTCGACCACCCACCGGCCCTGGAGAAGGCCCTCGCCGGAGCCCGAGCAGCGATCATCACCCTCGGCGACCCCATCTGCGACACGGGCACCCGGGCCGTACTCGCGGCGATGCGGAACACCGGCGTGGAGCGCGTGGAGGTGCTCACGGGATTCGGCACCAGCGCGATCAGCCGGCGCCGGCTCGGCCCCGCGATGCGCGGCACGGTCGGCGCGGTCCGTCTCCTCGTGCGCACCGGCTTCCGGGCCAAGGAGCGGCAGGACGCGTACGTACGCCGCTCCGGCCTCACGTACACGATCGTCCAGCCGCCGACCCTCACCTACGGCCCCGCCACGGGCACCTACCGGCACGGGGACTACCGGGGAAAATCCATCCTCGGCAGGATCTCCCGGGCCGACCTCGCCGCCTTCATGCTCGACAACCTGGAACAGGACCGCTACCTGGACCAATCCGTCTACGTACAGAACTGA
- a CDS encoding nuclear transport factor 2 family protein, whose amino-acid sequence MSTNTSTSTNTQDNITVVRNFIDNVLNTGDLSALERYWAEDMVWRGGSLGEYHGLAEFKKFAEANAAGASSRTSSPCSCNSASPACPPPPPPDTATRTGSRDDNRRAPP is encoded by the coding sequence ATGAGCACGAACACGAGCACGAGCACGAACACGCAGGACAACATCACCGTCGTCCGGAACTTCATCGACAACGTCCTGAACACCGGGGACCTCTCCGCCCTGGAGCGTTACTGGGCCGAGGACATGGTCTGGCGCGGGGGCAGCCTCGGTGAGTACCACGGCCTGGCGGAGTTCAAGAAGTTCGCCGAGGCCAACGCCGCCGGAGCTTCGTCGAGGACATCCTCGCCATGCTCCTGCAACTCTGCATCACCAGCCTGCCCGCCACCTCCTCCTCCTGACACGGCGACCCGCACCGGCTCCCGCGACGACAACAGAAGAGCACCGCCATGA
- a CDS encoding alpha/beta hydrolase: MDVRRRVFARLDGLPPALFTVGSLDPLLDDSLFMAARWQAAGNHADLDVWPDGVHGFNNMAPKTGHRVAERIASWFTTRLSA, encoded by the coding sequence GTGGATGTACGGCGCCGGGTCTTCGCGAGGCTGGACGGCCTGCCGCCCGCCCTCTTCACCGTGGGCTCCCTCGATCCGCTCCTGGACGACAGCCTGTTCATGGCCGCCCGCTGGCAGGCAGCCGGCAACCACGCCGACCTCGACGTCTGGCCCGACGGCGTCCACGGCTTCAACAACATGGCGCCCAAGACCGGCCACCGCGTCGCCGAACGCATCGCGTCCTGGTTCACCACCCGCCTCTCCGCCTGA
- a CDS encoding DUF4267 domain-containing protein, giving the protein MLTTLATVLAGLLGAALIAMGAMALAKPQNATGFGIPDTPVDDPAFRSWLHVKGAREIVCGVFMFVLMLTAPTSVLGWYLLTFAVMPVADTVIVLRSGGPKATAYGVHAATAAVMVATAIALLL; this is encoded by the coding sequence ATGCTCACCACCCTTGCCACCGTTCTCGCCGGCCTGCTCGGCGCCGCCCTCATCGCCATGGGCGCGATGGCCCTCGCGAAGCCGCAGAACGCCACCGGCTTCGGCATCCCCGATACACCGGTCGACGACCCCGCCTTCCGGTCCTGGCTGCACGTGAAGGGTGCGCGCGAGATCGTGTGCGGGGTCTTCATGTTCGTCCTGATGCTCACCGCGCCGACGTCGGTGCTGGGTTGGTACCTGCTGACGTTCGCGGTGATGCCGGTCGCGGACACGGTGATCGTGCTGCGCAGCGGCGGGCCGAAGGCCACCGCCTACGGAGTCCACGCCGCGACGGCGGCGGTCATGGTGGCGACAGCCATCGCCCTCCTGCTCTGA
- a CDS encoding NADP-dependent oxidoreductase, protein MQHTTSRRAVVRVPSGPRSIRTVTVPLPEPGPDQIRVEVAAAAVNPVDLGVAGGVFHRLGLVDQPQHTGLGWDFAGTVDAVGPGVELRVGTRVAGFLDGFDRDHGSHAEHLLVSAAKVAVVPDALDLVEAAVVPLNATAAAQLVDLLGEAPAGGRRLLVTGAAGAVGAYAAVLAQDRGWEVTGTARTADEPFVRGLGADFATGVGQGWDAVADAGALQEDALRAVRDGGRFVGVQPAPRLPEERGITVGVLFARPDGPLLARLLERAATGELPARVHAVVPLADAADAYEAMAKGGVRGRIVLVP, encoded by the coding sequence ATGCAGCACACCACTTCCCGCCGCGCCGTGGTCCGCGTCCCGTCCGGACCCCGGTCGATCCGCACGGTCACCGTCCCCCTGCCCGAGCCGGGGCCGGACCAGATCCGGGTCGAGGTCGCGGCCGCGGCGGTCAACCCGGTGGACCTGGGGGTGGCAGGGGGCGTCTTCCACCGGCTCGGCCTGGTCGACCAGCCTCAGCACACCGGGCTCGGCTGGGACTTCGCCGGCACGGTCGACGCCGTCGGACCGGGCGTCGAGCTCCGGGTCGGCACCCGGGTCGCCGGGTTCCTCGACGGCTTCGACCGCGACCACGGATCCCATGCCGAACACCTCCTGGTCTCCGCCGCGAAGGTCGCCGTCGTACCGGACGCCCTGGACCTGGTCGAGGCGGCCGTGGTGCCGCTCAACGCCACCGCCGCGGCCCAGCTCGTCGACCTCCTCGGCGAGGCGCCCGCGGGGGGCCGCCGCCTGCTGGTGACGGGCGCGGCCGGCGCGGTGGGCGCGTACGCCGCCGTACTCGCCCAGGACCGCGGCTGGGAGGTGACCGGGACGGCCCGTACGGCCGACGAGCCGTTCGTACGGGGCCTCGGCGCCGACTTCGCCACCGGGGTCGGGCAGGGCTGGGACGCCGTCGCCGACGCCGGAGCCCTGCAGGAGGACGCCCTGCGGGCGGTGCGCGACGGCGGCCGCTTCGTGGGCGTGCAGCCCGCGCCCCGCCTTCCCGAGGAGCGCGGCATCACCGTCGGGGTCCTCTTCGCCCGCCCCGACGGCCCCCTCCTCGCCCGACTGCTCGAACGCGCGGCGACGGGGGAGCTGCCGGCCCGCGTCCACGCCGTCGTACCCCTCGCCGATGCGGCCGACGCCTACGAGGCCATGGCCAAGGGCGGCGTCCGCGGCCGGATCGTCCTCGTCCCCTGA